The region AACAGGGGCTGGGTGGCCCTTTTTATGAATCAATTCCGTTGAGTGTAAATGTTGGCAGGAAGTGACCGGCCGACAAGTTGAAAGGAAGATGCACATGGCTGGCGATCACGTTCTCGAAATTACCGATGCAAACTTTCAGTCCGAAGTTCTCGACAGCAGCACGCTGACTCTGGTCGACTTCTGGGCTCCGTGGTGCGGTCCTTGCCGCATGCTGGCACCAACCATTGATGAACTGGCCACGGAATACGCTGGCAAAGTCAAAATCGGCAAGCTGAACACCGATGAAAACCCCCGCATTCCTTCGATGCACGGCATCAGCTCGATTCCGACCGTGCTGATGTTCAAAGGTGGGATTATTGTCGATAAGTTCGTGGGTGTCGTTCCGAAGGCCAAGCTGGCGGGATCGATCTCAACCAACATGTAGTTGACTGCTCGGTATTGACTGAAAGATCCATAGACGACCCGTGCCAGCTATTGGCCGGGTCGTTCTTGCATTTGCAGGGACGCACTCGCTGAATCGTGGTGCCTGAGAGTTAATGCCCGTGCTTGGCCAGAGGCTTAGTGCCCATGTTTGGACCGCAGGTTAATGACCATGCTTGGGAAGTGCCGCCGCATAGAGCATGGTGACACAGCCGACGGACATCAGCACGAACGCACTCCACTCGGGGGGATCAAAGACATCTTTGGTGCGTTCGTGGATGGTTTCTGGAGAGGTGAGCATGCCTCGAAAGCCTTTGGCCCGCTCTTCGTGCTCGCCGCTCATGACGAATTTATCGACAACGAGAAACGAGTAGCCCGTCAGAGCCACAAAGGCGCCCAGCCCAAAGAAGGCGGCTCGCATCATAATTCGCCAGCTCCTTATCAGATCGTCGTGGTTCGTGCCCGACGCCAGAACCCACCACTCCTTAGCGCATTTCGGTCGTGAGCACCATCTGTGATCACTGCCACTATGCCTCATCAGCAATTTCGGCTGCACTGCGGAAGAGAATACTTAATCTGCCGATTGTGAGGCGATCTCGTCGGCATCCTCGGAATTGCCAGCAGAATCGGGAGACTCCGCTGCTTCCAGGGGCGACTTCTGAAACTCGTGCAGCAGAACCGTTAGATAGGCACCAGCAGGGAGTTCGACGGAAACGCGGAGGTCACCGCGAGGCGTTTCGTGATCTGAACTGTTGGCGGGCAACAATTCGCAGGTCAGGCCTGCAGGCAAGAATCGGAAGGGCCGCCGGGTTCCTTCCATCAGCGAGGAGAATTTCTGAAAGTGCTCGATCGTCAATACTAACTTCTGCAGGATCGCCAGTTCGCGAGCATGAACTTCGCCCCCAGGCGAACGCATGCGCACACCAAAAATGGGTCCGGTGGTGGAGATTTCCCACGAGTCGAAGCGCGGCTGATCAGCAGCGGCATCTGTGACCAGAAACTTCGCACCAGCGGGGAGAATTTCCATCAGGTCGCCGCAGAGAACTGTCGAGAAAAGCCCGTCCCGCAGTCGCTGAGCCAGCACCTCGTTAAACAGCCCGGATTGGACAGCAGAGAGAGCGAGTCGGAGCAGAAACTTTCGCCTGGGGGCGGGAATATCTTGTGGCGAGATCTGGCCCAGCAGCAGTTGCCAGCCCAGCTTCCACGTCGAGTGCTGGTGCCCAAATCGCTGCATGCCGAAGTAATTTGGGCAGCCTTGAGCCTGCAGTTGCCGGGTAATGGCATCGATTTTGGAAAGATCGGGTTCAACGCCCCTCAAAATAGCGACAAAACGATTCCCTTTTAAGTGGCCCGTCTTGAGCTTGTTGCGATGTCGTCTGGCTTCGAGCACCTGTAAATCATCGCTCTCAACAGCTGGTACCAGCTTTTCAGCCCGGGTGGGGACAGAAACCCATTGCCTGGTAATGGCCTGCCTGTCTTTCAACCCCGCCATGCCAATTTCTGAGCGGGGAACGGCGAGCTGTTTCGAGAGCTGTGCCACTAGCATTTCACTCGAAAGATTTCGCTTCTCGATCCAGAGAAACAGATGCTCACCTTCTCCGCAGGGAAGGTAAGCCGGGATTTCTTCGACAAGAAAATCTTCGGGGGATTGTTTCCAGACACCGCCCACCCCTGCCGTTTGACTGGTCAGCTCCGGCCAGGCAGAGGGAGCAAGCAGTGGGACTGGCTGTTCGGTCATGGGAACGCTTTTCGAGGACGATTGCCACAGATTCGCTGAGAGATGCCATCCTGATGCTCCCCTCGCTTCGATTCGAGACAAACTCCGATTACAATACGAGGTTTCCAGAAATCTCGCAGCCCTCAAAGACAATGCCAATATGATCGAGAGACCGAACAAGGGTCTTTGGCATTGAGACCAATAAGACTGTACAGCAGACCTTCAGCGGATATGCGGAACATGGCTTTGGAAATTGTGAAGTATGGACATCCGGCTCTCCGGCATAAGTCCACCCCTGTGACCGAAATCAACAGCGAACTTCGCAAAGCGATTGCCGAAATGTTTGAACTGATGTATGCAGCCAAAGGGATTGGCCTGGCCTCGAATCAGGTGGCCATTCCAAGGCAGTTTTTCATTTTGAACCTCACCGGTGATGCCGCTGAAAAAGACGAGGAAGTGGTCTTTATCAATCCGGTCATTCTCAATCGCAAAAGCTCATGCGAAGGTGAAGAGGGCTGCTTGAGTTTTCCAGGGTTATATGGCCCGGTGAAACGTGCTGGTGAGGTGCTTATCGAAGCGTTCGATCTGGATGGGAACTGCTTTGAGATGACACTTTCTGCGAAGGAAGACGATCTGGCGGTGCGAGCTGTCCAGCATGAATCCGATCATCTCGATGGCATGCTGTTCATCGACCGCATGACAGATCGCGCGCGAAAAGAGCGTCAGGTCGAGATCGATCAGTTCGAGCAGGATTTTCTGGCGCGACAGGCGGCTGGCGAAATCGAATCGATGGACGTGCTCAAAAGAAAGCTGGCAACATGGCCCAATTGAACGCTCAACAGTCGCCAGGAGAGATTGTTGTCACAATCAACTCGCAGGAACGTTCGCTGCCAGCGGAAATGAACCTGACACAGCTCATTGAAGTGCTCAAGCTGGAGCCTCGCTATCTGGCCATTGAACTCAACGGGCAAGTCATTTCCCGGAAACTGCACGCCACCACGAGGCTCACCGAGGGCGATGTTCTCGAAGTGGTCACACTGGTCGGTGGGGGTTGAAAGTTTTCGCCACGAACTACGCCCAGGCGAGTTCTGTCTGTCGATCCGGGCCTTTTTTGTGAGCCTGCTCGAATCGGTGTTTTTCGATCTGCTGCCACAAGTCGTGGCTGTCAAACAGATCGAGCAAATGTGCCAGACCTGCATCCGCCAGTTCTCTTCCAGAAAGGAAGCGGCCTGGTCGGGACCACTCGGTAATCAACTCGACACTGCAGTTGAACAAACGAGCCAATAGCTGATCCTGATCCGACTCCATCCAGCGGAAATGTCGGGCCCATTCGACGGCTTCTTCCAGCTTGAGCTGGTCATCGGATTGCCAGCGAATGGGATGAAACAGCAGCGAAGCATGGGGCGTCACATAGCGTTCCCGGCAGGCCGCTAAGGGCATCAGTGCTGCCGAACTGCATTCCCCTGTGACCACGGCCGCCGCCCGGAGACCGCGTAAGCGAATGATCGAAGCGAGTGCCAGGCCCACATACGCATTCCCGCCGCACGAGTCGATGTAAATGAGGCCTGCTGACCGCCGGGGAAGTTCGACCAGTTTTTCCAGCAGTTCGGTTTGCTGTTCGAAGAGATCACCCGCGATCGTCATTTCCCATTCCGGGTTGGGAACAATGGGCGACCATGAAATCGAGGGCCCGGGATAAGCCGGCAAAGGACGAAATGGACTGGGCTTAGAGGGTTTCTTCGACGATTTCGTCATTTCTGCCTGAGATCCGTGAGAGGAGCCGCAATTTGCCAGATGACTTGGCTGACGCGAAGTGGAATGACTCGAAAGTTTATCGCTTTGCGGCTGATATGTCGCTGATTCTCTGAAGGAATACACTGTGGAGCAGTGAAAAGTTGTTCCGATCAGGTGTTGCCCCAGTGCATCCACTGATCTCACGCGATACGATTTGGTTGCTGAATAAAAACTTGAAGATCTGCACAGATAGTTTGTGAGGTTGGGCCATGACCAATTCAAGAACTGTTCACCCGGCAAACCAACGACCCAAAAGTGCCCGGTTGATATTCCGTACGGGATTTCTGTGGACGGCAGTGCTCATATTCCCGGAGATGGGCGATTTGCCATCGGCAGCGTGGGCCCAGCCTGCAGCGCCTGCTCAGCCTACGGCTCCAGTGGCCAGACCAGTGGCCACCATCAGCTGGCTGGATGCTGGGATCTTTGCCGCTCTGGCCGGGGGTGCACTCTTCGCAGTCTGCCGTGCGAGCAACCGGATGTAGTGATGAGATGCTGTTTGTCTTGATCCGCACCTGATACGAATCGCAGTGTGCTATAGCGATTTCACGACTGCATAAAACATGCTTGCCCAAAGCTGCTGTCTATTTCACACATCTTCGCTGAAGTGCTCATGAGATGCGTGGCTGGGGTCAAACGTCCTCGTTTGCCCCCAGGTCACAGGGCGTTGAATGTTCATGGCAATCATCATGGCAAGGGACGTTACAGGTGCAATCGTGCTTGCGAACATTGATGACCAGGGGGCGGATGAAGACATCCGACCCCTGCCACCCGGTCGTGCGAGCAACCGGATGTAGTCAGCAGTGACTGGTGAATTGTCGACTCGTCATGGCTTGGGTGCTTCAATCCGATACAGATGATGATCGGTTCGCAAGTAGATCGATTGATCAACTGGTGCAAGAGTGGCCAGCGTGCGGCCTGGAAGTGGGTTCTCGGCGAGAACTTCAAACTCGGTTCCCGGTCTCACGACTGTGGTGAGACCGGCTTCATTGGTGATGTACAGCTTGCCGGCTGCAAAGACCCAGGAGGCTGAGTAGTTCCCGGGGATCCGCTGCTGCCAGTGAACTTTCCCCGTCTTCATATCAACGCAACTGGCAATGCCGCCGTCACTGATGAAGTAGATTTCGTCACCCACTACGACGGGCGAAGGATTGAGTGGAGCTCCTTTTTTCATCTGCCAGCGCACGTGTGTTTCTGTGATATCGCCTTGACCTGTGGGATCGATCGCAAAGACAACCGGTGTGTTATAGCCCGACGAAACGACGACGAGACCATGGGCATAGACTGGCCGGGGTACATTGGAATACCCTTTGGGGTATCGCACTTTCCAGATTTCTTCGCCAGTTTTTGGGTTATAGGCGATGACCCATTCTCCGCCCGGGCACACGACCTGTGCCTGCTTTGTGCCATCCGGTAGCGGCACTTGAATGAGTAGCGGAGTGCAATAGGCCATGGCCCCTTCGCGACTGGTACGCCAGACTTCCTTGCCGGTCAGTTTATCGAGTGCCACGACGAACTGTTTGTCGTCGCCATCGCAACTGATGATCAGCAACTGATCGACCACCACTGGTGATGCCGCTGGCCCGTGCCGGTGATCGTATTCGAGTTTGGTCTTCCAGAGGATCTTCCCGGACGGGTCGAGACAAGCAGTGCCATGAGCACCAAAGTGGACATAGATGCGATTGTCTTCAATCCAAGGCGTGGGTGAGGCATGCGAGTTTTTGGAATGAATGGCACCAGGATCGTCGAGTTCAAAAACGAGGACATCGTGCAGAATCTGGCCCTGGGCGGCATCGACGCAAATGGCCCGCAACTGCTTGCCGTCATCGACGGCGGTTGTCAGCCAGATTTTGCCATCACGCAGTGCGGGGGAACTCCAGCCACGGCCAGGGATCTCGGTTTTCCAGCGAATGTTCTTCTCTTCGCTCCATTCGATGGGGAGCATCGTTTCGGAACTCAGGCCTTCGCCCGAAGGACCACGGAACTGCGGCCAATCCGCTGCCAGCACCCTGGTCTTTGAGAAAGAGACACTCAGCATGACCAGCAGACTGGCCACACCTAGAAACTGGCACAAAGAGCGGGAAGAGAAACTGGCGGACAAGCGAAGGCGGGCAGTCAAGAGACAAACCATGGGCAGGCACTCGATCAACAATGGAACGTCTAAATCTGAGTATCGATCAACTTAAACACTGGCAGATGCACAGGCGGGGATACTCGAATCTTTCGCGTCAATGCGAGCTGTTGCTGCAAGAGGTTCGAGTGTCAGGTGCAAAAACAACATGAAAACTTCTTCATGTTGTGAAGAATCGACACAGGTTTCAAGCACCTGCTGCGGGCGAATTCCAGTGAATCGCACCTTTTTCGACTTCCCGGCCCATGATCTGCCGCTTCATGTGAGCGTCGGGATTGTCTTCACCGATCCAGCTATACGCGTTTCGCCAAGATCAGGCATTAAAGTCTGCGAGGCCCGGAACGACCTTCGGTTCAGGACTCGCACTGGCAAGCTCAGGCGGCACCATCAACAAATCGTGAAACACCTTCGTTCTTTCCATGGGGCCAAGTCAGGCTGCCGAACCTGTTATGAGGACTCTCCGATGATCTCATCAAAGCGTTCCGCCAGTACGAGGAACTCATCGGCCCAGCCGTTGCTCATGGAAGTTTCCTGTAACGGGCCAGTTACCACAAACAGAAACCTCAATTCATCAATCTTGACCGTCAAGGATTGCTCCAATCGTCGAATTGAGTGATCGAGACGTTCAAGGATGTCCTTAGCATCCATGCACGACCAGTCTGAGTCCTCCGACTGGGCCACTATGTCACGGCATCGTTGAAGGACTTTTAGAAGAGCAGATTCGTCGAAAACTGATCGCATACAAATCTCCACTTTAGGCAGGTGAGTCATCCCAGTCCCATTCATCAGGTCGAAAGCCCTTGATCTCTTGGCCGTGGAACATCATCCCCGTGAATACTGTGTTCGTTACAACTGCCCCCTTGAATGCTGCATGTTCTATCAGGACGTTCTCGAAAACGGCGTCTGTCAAATCCGCTCCTCTGAAGTCAGTGCATTTGAGGTTCATGTTGCGAAACGTCACCCCTTGAAGATTTGTTCGTCTGGCATCGATATCACTGAAGAACCCATCCTGAAAGGTCGTTCCTTGTAGATTTGCACCCTCCAGCACTGAACCATCCGCGAGGCAGACTCCCACAAATACTCGTTCCCCGTTCGAGTATCTCCTGAGTAGTTCTTCACCGTCGATGTCATCGTTCATTTGCGGGTTAATCCATCTACAAGATCAATACTCAGTTGCTCGAACATGTAAGACTGATCGCTCACGGAACGGGGCGACACTTCAATCACGTCCCTCCCTGACAGTTCGTAGTAATCGCCAAACCTCTCAATGCAGTCCATCCAGTCGCCCAAATGGTTTGTAGTCTTGTGGAGCAGGTCTGAATAAAGTTTGTCGATTGGCTCGAAAACCTCTAGATTTATCAATCGCCCTTCACATCGTGTGAACTCAATCGAATCGAGGATCAGGTGCATCCGAAGACAGATATCCGGCAAGTGCTCGCTGGTAAGTTTAGATGGATTAAGCGGAGGACGAACGAGTCGCCCCTTAGACACCAAACTAGCTGCAAGCCAATCGATCTTCATTTAAAGACTCACCTCACTCCCCAATCACTTTCACCAGCACCCGCTTATCCCTACGTCCGTCGAACTCGCCATAAAAAATCTGTTCCCACGGTCCGAAGTCGAGTTGGCCTTTGGTAATCGCCACCACCACTTCCCGGCCCATGATCTGCCGCTTCATGTGAGCGTCGGCGTTGTCTTCACCGGTGCGATTGTGAGCGTAACGCTGAGGTGAAGCGTCGAAGGGTGCGAGATTTTCGAGCCACTTTTTGTAGTCGCTGTGCAGACCCGGCTCATCATCATTAATGAACACGCTGGCGGTAATGTGCATCGCGTTGACCAGCACCAGCCCTTCCTGCACGCCGCTGGCCCGCACAATGGCCTCGATCTTCGGCGTGATGTTCTCAAACGCCATGCGAGCCGGGAGGTTGAAGGTCAGGTATTCCGTGTGGGATTTCATCGAACGAATTGTTCCTTACACCTGAGAAACAGGCTGGAGTTTTTCCAGCTCTTTGGAACGGAAATCTTGCGCATCACTTCTACATTATCAAAATCTCCCACGAATGATCGGTCGATCCATTACGTGAGGAAGTGGTGATGGGGACTGAGGGAATCCATCGTTCCAGAACTCGCCAAACGCCGCAACTTCGCGAAATTTTCGCGAAGCCGCCCAGAGGAAAAGCCGTTCTGTTCGTAATCGGTCGTGTTCTCCGATACCATCATTTCCAGTAAGTCAGCATCCGATTTTCTGATTGTCTTTCTGGAAATCGGATTGCCATGCTTGTCATGACTCTACCGCTCTTCTGTGAGAAAGTCGGTTTGGGCCGATGCCTCCGAGACCAACCTTGAATTGCTTTCACTTCGTATCAATCACGCCGGTTGCGAGTCTACAAAGTTCCTCGACATCGAGTGATCGAGGGTCAGTCACGGATCGACCAACGCCACCTATTGCGATCATCCGGAAAGTCAGTCGAAACGTCTGGCTCTGCCTCACCATGGCATGTTGGACGATTCTTTGCGGAAATAGTCTCTGTTTGATCGAGGCTCGGGGAGAGAACACCACAGCTCCCGAAATCTCATCAGCCGCGATCTCAGGCACTCCTGCACGCCCCTGGGCCACGCTGGAAGTGGGTGTAGCAGGTTTCTGGCAGCCAGGAATCTGGGCTCCCTGCCGACTGAGTTCGAGCGATCTTCTGCCGGAAACGACATCTGTTCAACTGGCGACTCCCGATGTCGATGGCTCACCCGTTTCGCTCCGGCTGGCACGGCAAGCTTCTCTCTCTGGAAAGAGGCCGGTTCTTTGGAGTGGCTTTATCAAGCTGGCCAGCCCTTCGGCTGCAATCACGATTTCGCAGTTGGATGAGGCTGGTAAGCTGCTCAAAACGGATCGTATTGAAGCTGGTTTCGCACCCGGTTTTCAGTCA is a window of Planctopirus limnophila DSM 3776 DNA encoding:
- a CDS encoding secondary thiamine-phosphate synthase enzyme YjbQ; its protein translation is MKSHTEYLTFNLPARMAFENITPKIEAIVRASGVQEGLVLVNAMHITASVFINDDEPGLHSDYKKWLENLAPFDASPQRYAHNRTGEDNADAHMKRQIMGREVVVAITKGQLDFGPWEQIFYGEFDGRRDKRVLVKVIGE
- the thiS gene encoding sulfur carrier protein ThiS encodes the protein MAQLNAQQSPGEIVVTINSQERSLPAEMNLTQLIEVLKLEPRYLAIELNGQVISRKLHATTRLTEGDVLEVVTLVGGG
- a CDS encoding PQQ-binding-like beta-propeller repeat protein is translated as MTARLRLSASFSSRSLCQFLGVASLLVMLSVSFSKTRVLAADWPQFRGPSGEGLSSETMLPIEWSEEKNIRWKTEIPGRGWSSPALRDGKIWLTTAVDDGKQLRAICVDAAQGQILHDVLVFELDDPGAIHSKNSHASPTPWIEDNRIYVHFGAHGTACLDPSGKILWKTKLEYDHRHGPAASPVVVDQLLIISCDGDDKQFVVALDKLTGKEVWRTSREGAMAYCTPLLIQVPLPDGTKQAQVVCPGGEWVIAYNPKTGEEIWKVRYPKGYSNVPRPVYAHGLVVVSSGYNTPVVFAIDPTGQGDITETHVRWQMKKGAPLNPSPVVVGDEIYFISDGGIASCVDMKTGKVHWQQRIPGNYSASWVFAAGKLYITNEAGLTTVVRPGTEFEVLAENPLPGRTLATLAPVDQSIYLRTDHHLYRIEAPKP
- the def gene encoding peptide deformylase, which gives rise to MALEIVKYGHPALRHKSTPVTEINSELRKAIAEMFELMYAAKGIGLASNQVAIPRQFFILNLTGDAAEKDEEVVFINPVILNRKSSCEGEEGCLSFPGLYGPVKRAGEVLIEAFDLDGNCFEMTLSAKEDDLAVRAVQHESDHLDGMLFIDRMTDRARKERQVEIDQFEQDFLARQAAGEIESMDVLKRKLATWPN
- a CDS encoding ClpP family protease; the protein is MTKSSKKPSKPSPFRPLPAYPGPSISWSPIVPNPEWEMTIAGDLFEQQTELLEKLVELPRRSAGLIYIDSCGGNAYVGLALASIIRLRGLRAAAVVTGECSSAALMPLAACRERYVTPHASLLFHPIRWQSDDQLKLEEAVEWARHFRWMESDQDQLLARLFNCSVELITEWSRPGRFLSGRELADAGLAHLLDLFDSHDLWQQIEKHRFEQAHKKGPDRQTELAWA
- the truD gene encoding tRNA pseudouridine(13) synthase TruD, with the translated sequence MTEQPVPLLAPSAWPELTSQTAGVGGVWKQSPEDFLVEEIPAYLPCGEGEHLFLWIEKRNLSSEMLVAQLSKQLAVPRSEIGMAGLKDRQAITRQWVSVPTRAEKLVPAVESDDLQVLEARRHRNKLKTGHLKGNRFVAILRGVEPDLSKIDAITRQLQAQGCPNYFGMQRFGHQHSTWKLGWQLLLGQISPQDIPAPRRKFLLRLALSAVQSGLFNEVLAQRLRDGLFSTVLCGDLMEILPAGAKFLVTDAAADQPRFDSWEISTTGPIFGVRMRSPGGEVHARELAILQKLVLTIEHFQKFSSLMEGTRRPFRFLPAGLTCELLPANSSDHETPRGDLRVSVELPAGAYLTVLLHEFQKSPLEAAESPDSAGNSEDADEIASQSAD
- a CDS encoding pentapeptide repeat-containing protein codes for the protein MNDDIDGEELLRRYSNGERVFVGVCLADGSVLEGANLQGTTFQDGFFSDIDARRTNLQGVTFRNMNLKCTDFRGADLTDAVFENVLIEHAAFKGAVVTNTVFTGMMFHGQEIKGFRPDEWDWDDSPA
- the trxA gene encoding thioredoxin; amino-acid sequence: MAGDHVLEITDANFQSEVLDSSTLTLVDFWAPWCGPCRMLAPTIDELATEYAGKVKIGKLNTDENPRIPSMHGISSIPTVLMFKGGIIVDKFVGVVPKAKLAGSISTNM